The following proteins are encoded in a genomic region of Natrinema sp. HArc-T2:
- a CDS encoding 8-oxo-dGTP diphosphatase, whose protein sequence is MLETTLCFPLRDGGPETDREVLLIEKRRGLGEGWYNSPGGKCEPGEMPRECAVRETEEEVGLEVTDLEKAGELTFLLDGDTHSVCHVFRTRSFTGEPTASDEAHPEWVSVEDVPYDRMWDDDHLWLPGVLEGETVVGEFRFEGGEPLDEAEFVGHDLEWGRSF, encoded by the coding sequence ATGCTCGAGACGACGCTGTGTTTCCCGCTCCGAGACGGCGGTCCCGAAACGGATCGCGAAGTGCTCCTCATCGAGAAACGCCGCGGCCTCGGCGAGGGGTGGTACAACAGTCCCGGCGGGAAGTGCGAACCCGGCGAGATGCCACGAGAGTGTGCCGTCCGCGAAACCGAAGAAGAGGTCGGCCTCGAGGTCACAGACCTCGAGAAAGCCGGCGAGCTCACCTTTCTGCTCGACGGCGACACACACTCGGTCTGTCACGTCTTCCGGACGCGCTCGTTTACCGGTGAACCGACCGCGTCCGACGAGGCCCACCCGGAATGGGTTTCCGTCGAGGACGTGCCCTACGACCGGATGTGGGACGACGATCACCTGTGGCTCCCTGGCGTGCTCGAGGGGGAAACCGTCGTCGGCGAGTTCCGATTCGAAGGCGGCGAGCCCCTGGATGAGGCCGAGTTCGTCGGGCACGACCTCGAGTGGGGCCGCTCGTTTTGA
- the speB gene encoding agmatinase, translating into MFPGAADEREGTDAAADADRGDANFVVVGAPLDATTTFQPGTRFGPQRIRTFAEPFDDYDHRTDQHFSELGVVDRGDVRAWDDVQEYLDYLTSTLRNAVWSDAVPLLLGGEHTVSLAGARAVEPDVFVCLDAHLDLYGAYDGNPLSHAAVTRRIIEDVDSVAEAIILGARTGSEAEWERAAADDVTVVPPEDVADWDPGDRLANREVYLSVDIDAADPGFAPGTGTTEPFGLEPRELRDVVRAVAPLADGFDVVEVNDRDDGQAAALAAKLVREFVFSHADGLEA; encoded by the coding sequence ATGTTTCCCGGGGCGGCCGACGAACGCGAGGGGACCGACGCGGCGGCTGATGCCGACCGTGGAGATGCGAACTTCGTGGTCGTCGGTGCGCCTCTGGACGCCACGACGACCTTTCAACCGGGGACCCGATTCGGGCCCCAGCGGATCCGCACGTTTGCCGAACCGTTCGACGATTACGACCACCGGACGGACCAGCATTTCTCTGAACTGGGTGTCGTCGACCGCGGTGACGTCCGCGCGTGGGACGACGTACAGGAGTACCTCGACTACCTGACGAGTACGTTGCGCAATGCCGTCTGGAGCGACGCCGTCCCCCTGCTACTGGGGGGCGAACACACCGTCTCGCTCGCGGGCGCACGCGCAGTCGAACCCGATGTGTTCGTCTGTCTCGATGCCCACCTCGATCTGTACGGTGCCTACGACGGCAACCCGCTCTCGCATGCCGCCGTCACCCGACGGATCATCGAGGACGTCGACAGCGTCGCGGAGGCGATCATCCTCGGCGCACGCACTGGCAGCGAAGCCGAGTGGGAGCGCGCCGCGGCGGACGACGTGACCGTGGTCCCGCCCGAGGACGTGGCTGACTGGGACCCCGGCGACCGACTCGCCAATCGCGAGGTCTACCTGAGCGTCGACATCGACGCCGCCGATCCCGGCTTCGCGCCCGGCACCGGGACGACCGAGCCGTTCGGCCTCGAGCCACGCGAACTCCGCGATGTCGTCCGTGCGGTCGCACCCCTCGCCGACGGCTTCGACGTCGTCGAAGTCAACGACCGCGACGACGGACAGGCGGCCGCCTTAGCCGCCAAACTCGTCCGGGAGTTCGTCTTTTCCCACGCCGACGGCCTCGAGGCATAA
- a CDS encoding translation initiation factor IF-5A, which yields MAKQQTEVRDLQEGSYVMIDDAACKINAYSTAKPGKHGSAKARVEAKGVFDGKKRSLSQPVDAKIWVPIIERKNGQVVSVDGDDMQVMDLETYETITMRIPEDKDVSPDENIEYLEMEDQRKIV from the coding sequence ATGGCGAAACAGCAGACCGAAGTTCGCGATCTCCAGGAAGGCAGCTACGTTATGATCGACGACGCGGCGTGTAAGATCAACGCCTACTCGACGGCAAAACCGGGCAAACACGGCAGTGCCAAGGCACGCGTCGAGGCAAAAGGCGTCTTCGACGGCAAGAAACGCTCGCTGTCCCAGCCCGTCGACGCGAAGATCTGGGTCCCGATCATCGAGCGCAAAAACGGGCAGGTCGTCTCGGTAGACGGCGACGACATGCAGGTCATGGACCTCGAGACCTACGAGACGATCACGATGCGCATCCCCGAGGACAAAGATGTCTCACCCGACGAGAACATCGAGTACCTCGAGATGGAAGACCAGCGAAAGATCGTCTAA
- a CDS encoding ABC1 kinase family protein, giving the protein MLAYARDRRRFLLFGRPRQAGPETQRHRAERLLESLLTLGPTFIKLGQLLSTRPDVLPPAYIDTLASLQDAVPPAPWPEAKEVLEDELGPVDERFAEFDTEPISGASLGQVYRARLDPETERTRADPPDGASREVAVKIRRPNIEPLVNADLRVIKWSLPILLYFVGEARAFSLENLAEEFSKTIREEMDYEREAEMLTEIRANFADDDRFRIPAVIESHSDSRVLTMEYVGGTKINDLDELERKEIDRTQVAENLERSYLQMIIDDGVFHADPHPGNLAVTDEGKIVFYDFGMSGRVDSFIQDKIVDFYVAVANQDIDGILDALIEIGTLSPDADRGVMSEVMEIAIQDARGEDVEQYRVNQIVGQIEDSIYEFPFRLPKNLALVLRVATVVEGVCVTLDEDFDFIATATDFLTEEGYREETIRNYIDETGQQLRRSGESLTRLAPKTERALDRLDRDDLYVRIGVEDSESVFEKLAKRIIYGMLLTMSLFSMGVLYALEAPAGSIVAAVFSVVMLIQLYRSFRSPKSIGARPQFTRQNLRQRRGEE; this is encoded by the coding sequence TTGCTCGCCTACGCCCGTGACCGGCGGCGGTTTCTCCTGTTCGGCCGCCCCCGGCAGGCCGGTCCCGAGACGCAGCGCCACCGCGCCGAGCGGTTGCTCGAGTCGCTGTTGACGCTGGGGCCGACGTTTATCAAACTCGGGCAGTTGCTGTCGACCCGCCCTGACGTCCTTCCGCCAGCGTACATCGACACCCTCGCGTCGCTGCAAGACGCCGTGCCGCCGGCCCCCTGGCCCGAGGCAAAAGAGGTGCTCGAGGACGAACTCGGCCCCGTCGACGAGCGCTTTGCGGAATTCGATACCGAGCCGATCAGCGGTGCGAGTCTGGGACAGGTCTATCGGGCGCGACTCGATCCCGAGACCGAGCGGACGCGGGCCGATCCGCCCGACGGAGCCAGTCGCGAGGTCGCCGTCAAGATACGCCGCCCGAACATCGAACCACTCGTCAACGCCGATCTGCGGGTCATCAAGTGGTCGCTGCCCATCCTACTGTATTTCGTCGGCGAAGCGCGCGCGTTCTCGCTCGAGAACCTGGCTGAGGAGTTCTCGAAGACGATCCGCGAGGAGATGGACTACGAGCGCGAAGCCGAGATGCTCACCGAGATCCGCGCGAACTTCGCGGATGACGACCGGTTTCGCATTCCCGCCGTGATCGAGAGCCACTCCGACTCGCGCGTGCTCACGATGGAGTACGTCGGCGGGACGAAGATCAACGATCTCGATGAACTCGAGCGCAAAGAGATCGACCGAACGCAGGTCGCGGAGAACTTGGAGCGGTCGTACCTCCAGATGATCATCGACGACGGGGTGTTCCACGCCGATCCCCACCCTGGAAACCTCGCGGTGACCGACGAGGGGAAGATCGTCTTCTACGACTTCGGGATGTCGGGACGGGTCGATTCGTTCATTCAGGACAAGATCGTCGACTTCTACGTCGCCGTCGCCAACCAGGACATCGACGGCATCCTCGACGCGCTGATCGAAATCGGGACGCTATCTCCTGACGCCGACCGCGGCGTAATGTCTGAGGTGATGGAGATCGCCATCCAGGACGCCCGCGGCGAGGACGTCGAACAGTACCGGGTCAACCAGATCGTCGGCCAGATCGAAGATTCGATCTACGAGTTCCCGTTCCGGCTTCCGAAAAACCTCGCGCTCGTCCTCCGGGTCGCGACCGTCGTCGAAGGCGTCTGTGTCACCCTGGATGAGGACTTCGACTTCATCGCGACGGCGACCGACTTCCTGACCGAAGAAGGATATCGCGAAGAGACCATCCGCAATTACATCGACGAGACGGGCCAACAGCTCCGCCGCAGCGGCGAGTCGCTGACCCGACTCGCGCCCAAGACCGAGCGTGCACTCGACCGGCTCGACCGCGACGACCTCTACGTCCGCATCGGCGTCGAGGACTCGGAGAGCGTCTTCGAAAAGCTCGCCAAACGCATTATCTACGGCATGCTGTTGACGATGTCGCTGTTCTCGATGGGTGTGCTCTACGCACTCGAGGCTCCTGCCGGATCGATCGTCGCAGCAGTCTTTTCGGTGGTCATGCTGATCCAGCTCTACCGGTCGTTTCGCTCGCCCAAGTCGATCGGCGCGCGACCGCAGTTTACCCGCCAGAACCTCCGCCAGCGTCGCGGCGAGGAGTGA
- a CDS encoding Hsp20/alpha crystallin family protein, whose amino-acid sequence MSALRDALRDLSEDVFFDLLESEDAYLLVLDVPGVTAESLDLAIEDDRISIDAHRDKEPSDDYQYIEENRSLFLDVDLPLPDDASDANAEAAVDRGVLELVLPKRGASDETTIEIVDEDT is encoded by the coding sequence ATGTCAGCGCTCCGCGACGCGTTGCGGGACCTCTCCGAGGACGTCTTTTTCGATCTACTCGAGAGCGAGGACGCCTACCTGCTCGTCCTCGACGTCCCAGGAGTCACCGCCGAGTCGCTCGACCTCGCGATCGAGGACGACCGCATCTCAATCGATGCCCACCGCGACAAGGAGCCCAGCGACGACTACCAGTACATCGAGGAGAACCGCTCGCTCTTTCTCGATGTCGATCTCCCGCTGCCCGACGACGCCTCCGACGCCAACGCCGAGGCGGCGGTCGATCGGGGCGTCCTCGAGTTGGTGCTGCCGAAGCGAGGTGCCAGCGACGAGACGACGATCGAGATCGTCGACGAGGACACCTAA
- the glp gene encoding gephyrin-like molybdotransferase Glp — translation MEGADRERTEAGFKVRTPVDEARQILRAAVADRGDGDVPCGTETVDVARADGRVLAAPVTAARNVPHYRRAAMDGYAVRAADTFGASRRSPEVLGVVEPTDASADEHATADSIEPGTAARVHTGSALPEGADAVVMIEHVTERESLGELEVEDALAEGENVAPIGEDVTEGQQLYEAGHRLRPSDLGLLRSAGYGQVAVAQQPTVGVVPTGEELVEADPDPGEVVETNGLTVSRLAQRWGARATYRDVVTDDPESLRVAIQRDLTKDVVVTTGGSSVGERDLLPEVIDDIGEVLVHGVGLKPGHPVCLGIVEDTPVLALPGYPVACIINAVQFLRPTLRWLEGTTPDPHPTTQARLERKIPSEPGTRTFARVRLEARDGDEADGERDEPDYTAIPTRASGSGVLSSVALADGWVVVDDDREGIPAGETVAVENWEVNP, via the coding sequence ATGGAAGGAGCGGACCGCGAGCGCACCGAAGCCGGGTTCAAAGTGCGAACACCGGTCGACGAGGCGCGCCAGATTCTCAGAGCGGCTGTTGCAGACCGTGGGGACGGTGACGTCCCGTGTGGAACCGAGACCGTCGACGTCGCGCGTGCGGACGGTCGCGTCCTCGCTGCGCCCGTTACGGCAGCCCGGAACGTCCCTCACTACAGGCGGGCGGCGATGGACGGCTACGCCGTCCGGGCCGCGGACACCTTCGGGGCCAGCAGGCGCTCGCCCGAAGTGTTGGGAGTCGTCGAGCCGACCGACGCGTCCGCCGACGAGCACGCCACCGCCGACAGCATCGAGCCGGGGACGGCCGCACGGGTCCACACCGGCAGTGCCCTCCCTGAGGGGGCCGACGCCGTCGTCATGATCGAACACGTCACCGAACGCGAATCGCTCGGCGAACTCGAGGTCGAAGACGCCCTCGCGGAGGGCGAGAACGTCGCGCCGATCGGCGAGGACGTCACGGAGGGCCAACAGCTCTACGAGGCCGGCCACCGGCTCCGGCCGTCGGATCTGGGGCTGCTGCGGTCGGCTGGCTATGGGCAGGTTGCGGTCGCACAGCAACCGACGGTCGGCGTCGTTCCGACCGGCGAGGAACTGGTCGAGGCCGACCCTGATCCCGGTGAGGTGGTCGAGACCAACGGCCTCACCGTCTCGCGGCTGGCCCAGCGCTGGGGCGCTCGCGCCACCTATCGCGACGTGGTCACCGACGACCCCGAGTCGCTGCGCGTGGCCATCCAGCGCGACCTCACCAAGGACGTGGTCGTCACGACCGGCGGCTCCTCGGTCGGTGAGCGGGACCTGTTACCGGAGGTGATCGACGACATCGGCGAGGTACTGGTCCACGGTGTCGGACTCAAACCTGGGCACCCGGTCTGTCTGGGAATCGTCGAAGACACGCCCGTGCTCGCGCTGCCGGGGTATCCGGTCGCGTGCATCATCAACGCCGTCCAGTTCCTCCGACCGACGCTGCGCTGGCTCGAGGGCACGACGCCCGATCCCCACCCGACGACACAGGCCCGCCTCGAGCGCAAGATCCCGAGCGAACCTGGCACGCGGACGTTCGCACGAGTGCGACTCGAGGCCCGTGACGGCGACGAGGCAGACGGCGAGCGCGACGAACCCGACTATACGGCGATTCCGACACGGGCGAGCGGTTCGGGCGTGCTCTCGAGCGTCGCGCTGGCCGACGGCTGGGTCGTCGTCGACGACGACCGTGAGGGGATTCCGGCCGGCGAGACGGTGGCCGTCGAGAACTGGGAAGTCAATCCGTAA
- a CDS encoding nuclear transport factor 2 family protein, which yields MTTTDDVLDHHLTAFGEQDLEAVLEDYTDESVIVTNMGTFRGLEEVEGLFEDLFEEFDHEEATIDMQQETVEDEFAYIVWEAETPENVYEFATDTFYVPEEAILFQTFAGHLSPNE from the coding sequence ATGACAACGACTGACGACGTACTCGACCACCACCTGACGGCATTCGGAGAGCAAGACCTCGAGGCCGTTCTGGAGGACTACACCGACGAGTCGGTGATCGTGACGAACATGGGGACGTTCCGTGGCCTCGAGGAGGTCGAAGGCCTCTTCGAGGACCTCTTCGAGGAGTTCGATCACGAGGAGGCCACGATCGACATGCAACAAGAGACCGTCGAGGACGAGTTCGCCTACATCGTCTGGGAAGCCGAAACCCCCGAGAACGTCTACGAGTTCGCCACGGACACGTTCTACGTTCCTGAGGAGGCGATCCTGTTCCAGACCTTTGCGGGCCATCTCTCCCCAAACGAGTAA
- a CDS encoding serine hydrolase domain-containing protein, with the protein MSRLANTDRERIAALFERHLEVGLHHGAQLAVYVDGDLVIDLAGGVTGPDGNAETRETRHVLFSCTKPYAAVTLHSLVEEGALAYDDRVVDHWPEFADAGTDKAEITVRQVLSHTAGLQKSKIDDRPTVWSDWDAVIETLEEQDPLSPPGEVPAYHALTFGWLVGELVRRVSGTPVERAAADRIFGPLGMEQTGIGLRDDEADDVATVVGFEPFDRCRDPDEGLGDNAAVAAPFNAEQVHRAVVPAANGIGTARDMARFYACLANGGELGGTRLLESETVERMTRLEAETASDGTLDREARFALGFWKGGTTITPYGSLSPEHVFGHAGLGSSVGWADPEANIGFSYVTNGVRDGSYEHLARVNALADAVRLALC; encoded by the coding sequence ATGTCACGACTTGCCAATACCGATCGTGAGCGCATCGCCGCCCTCTTCGAGCGCCACCTCGAGGTCGGGCTTCACCACGGGGCACAGCTGGCCGTCTACGTCGACGGCGACCTCGTGATCGACCTCGCGGGTGGCGTAACGGGGCCCGACGGCAACGCGGAGACCCGGGAGACGCGCCACGTGCTGTTCTCGTGTACGAAACCCTACGCCGCGGTGACGCTGCATTCGCTGGTCGAGGAGGGCGCACTGGCGTACGACGATCGCGTGGTCGACCACTGGCCGGAATTCGCCGACGCGGGCACCGACAAGGCCGAGATCACCGTTCGACAGGTGCTCAGCCACACCGCAGGCCTGCAAAAGAGCAAGATCGACGATCGACCGACCGTCTGGAGCGACTGGGACGCCGTCATCGAGACGCTCGAGGAGCAAGACCCGCTCTCGCCGCCGGGTGAGGTGCCGGCCTATCACGCGCTGACGTTCGGCTGGCTGGTCGGCGAACTCGTCCGCCGTGTCTCCGGCACGCCGGTCGAACGCGCTGCTGCCGACCGCATTTTCGGGCCGCTCGGCATGGAACAGACGGGAATCGGCCTCCGAGATGACGAGGCCGACGACGTGGCGACGGTCGTCGGCTTCGAGCCGTTCGACCGCTGTCGGGACCCTGATGAGGGACTCGGCGACAACGCCGCAGTCGCGGCCCCGTTCAACGCCGAACAGGTCCACCGGGCCGTGGTCCCCGCGGCCAACGGAATCGGCACCGCACGAGACATGGCCCGCTTTTATGCCTGTCTCGCCAACGGCGGTGAACTCGGAGGGACCCGACTCCTCGAGTCCGAGACCGTCGAGCGGATGACGCGTCTCGAGGCCGAAACGGCGTCCGACGGGACGCTCGACCGCGAGGCACGGTTTGCCCTCGGCTTCTGGAAAGGCGGGACGACGATCACACCCTACGGCTCGCTCTCCCCCGAGCACGTCTTCGGCCACGCTGGCCTCGGGAGCAGCGTCGGCTGGGCCGATCCCGAAGCAAACATCGGCTTCTCGTATGTCACGAACGGGGTCCGCGACGGGTCCTACGAGCACCTCGCTCGCGTGAACGCGCTGGCTGACGCCGTTCGGCTCGCGCTGTGCTGA
- a CDS encoding MATE family efflux transporter, with protein sequence MAARSSNVPNPVRWLLLAVGYLLARIGVIDLRRAERTTDLAWPRIVTGIARMSKSAADVAMVGIALGPAAIAGVGLATPYWGLAFAVGGGVAGATISLVSQRYSGGTTAGLSLAVTTSAVIVATILLPLAALYGAGAERLIALIGDDAAAIAFGADYLRVVALGVPIAGLNLIGSRTLVGADDAWTPMVLRAGGAVVNVVLNGVLLFVLELGVVGAAIGTVVANGLVLAAFVVGFTVGRLPLVGAFPVTICIAWPFATISEIRDVLSIGTPLVFTNVARRAAQFPMLAIVALFGPNVLAAYVVARRVRDLMDTPGWGFSLASSSLVGQELGTGDEGDADAYGHDVLWFGTGVYLVSGALVLVFAEQVGHLFVSDPSILPLVTAFIAVACVSVVFRGVSGGSTGPLRASGDTRWPFYGQVLGLYGFALPVAFIGAVSIPVPFLKAVTPLGIGALYAALILETFVPAAVTYYRFATGHWKTISRAYRPDSSTGD encoded by the coding sequence GTGGCTGCTCGATCGAGTAACGTCCCGAATCCCGTCCGATGGCTGCTGCTGGCGGTCGGCTACCTGCTCGCACGGATCGGCGTGATCGACCTGCGACGGGCCGAGCGGACGACAGACCTCGCCTGGCCCCGGATCGTCACGGGGATCGCGCGGATGTCCAAATCCGCGGCGGACGTCGCGATGGTCGGGATCGCGCTCGGCCCGGCGGCGATCGCCGGCGTCGGCCTCGCGACGCCGTACTGGGGTCTCGCCTTTGCGGTCGGTGGCGGTGTCGCCGGTGCGACCATCAGTCTGGTCTCCCAACGATACAGCGGCGGGACCACCGCGGGCCTCTCGTTGGCGGTGACGACGAGCGCCGTCATCGTCGCCACGATCTTGCTGCCGCTGGCCGCCCTGTACGGCGCAGGAGCGGAGCGGCTGATCGCACTCATCGGCGACGACGCCGCCGCGATCGCCTTCGGCGCGGATTACCTCCGCGTCGTCGCTCTCGGCGTTCCGATCGCAGGGCTGAACCTCATCGGCAGCCGGACGCTCGTTGGTGCCGACGACGCGTGGACGCCGATGGTCCTCCGGGCGGGCGGCGCGGTCGTCAACGTGGTGCTCAACGGGGTGTTGCTCTTCGTCCTCGAGTTGGGCGTCGTCGGCGCGGCGATCGGAACGGTCGTCGCAAACGGCCTCGTCCTGGCGGCGTTCGTGGTCGGCTTCACGGTCGGGCGACTGCCGCTGGTCGGCGCGTTCCCCGTCACGATCTGTATCGCGTGGCCGTTCGCGACGATCAGCGAAATCCGCGACGTGCTCAGCATCGGGACGCCGCTCGTGTTCACCAACGTCGCACGGCGGGCCGCCCAGTTCCCGATGCTCGCGATCGTCGCGCTCTTCGGCCCGAACGTCCTCGCCGCCTACGTCGTCGCCCGCCGCGTCCGGGACCTGATGGATACGCCCGGCTGGGGCTTTTCGCTGGCCTCGAGCAGTCTGGTCGGCCAGGAACTGGGCACCGGTGACGAAGGGGATGCCGACGCGTACGGCCACGACGTCCTCTGGTTCGGCACCGGCGTCTACCTCGTCAGCGGAGCACTCGTCCTCGTCTTCGCCGAGCAGGTCGGTCACCTGTTCGTGTCCGATCCATCGATCCTGCCGCTCGTGACTGCGTTCATCGCCGTCGCCTGTGTCAGCGTCGTCTTCCGCGGTGTCAGCGGCGGCTCGACCGGGCCGCTCCGCGCCAGCGGCGACACCCGCTGGCCGTTCTACGGGCAGGTACTCGGGCTGTATGGCTTCGCGCTGCCCGTCGCTTTCATCGGTGCTGTCTCGATCCCGGTTCCGTTCCTCAAGGCCGTGACACCGCTCGGAATCGGCGCGCTGTATGCCGCGTTGATCCTCGAGACGTTTGTCCCCGCCGCGGTCACGTACTACCGGTTCGCGACCGGCCACTGGAAGACGATCAGCCGCGCGTATCGGCCCGACTCGTCGACGGGCGACTAA
- a CDS encoding acyltransferase family protein, with the protein MSDRIYSIDSVRIIAIVFVVAIHTDPFRGLGASGNMVNFLIDSAARFVVPFFFMASGYFFARKTARRELTDYFTDRVTTIASLYATGLLLSAPVFLAGTAVRAGAENRDIVRSSALTPRVRSARDRDSN; encoded by the coding sequence ATGTCTGATCGCATCTACAGCATCGATTCGGTGCGAATAATCGCAATTGTGTTCGTCGTTGCGATTCACACGGATCCGTTCAGGGGGCTCGGCGCGTCCGGGAACATGGTGAATTTTCTGATCGACTCGGCTGCACGGTTCGTGGTTCCGTTTTTCTTCATGGCATCGGGGTATTTTTTCGCCCGCAAAACCGCCCGTCGTGAGCTGACCGACTATTTCACCGATCGAGTGACGACGATCGCGTCGCTTTATGCGACCGGACTGCTGCTCTCCGCACCGGTTTTCCTCGCGGGAACGGCTGTGCGTGCAGGCGCCGAAAACAGGGATATCGTTCGTAGCAGTGCGCTCACCCCGCGAGTACGATCGGCTCGAGATCGCGACTCGAACTAG
- a CDS encoding molybdopterin biosynthesis protein, with translation MNRKEFRDLATPAEAREAIDSLALEAGIERVTLEDARGRVLVARLDAELDVPGFDRASLDGYALRARDTFGADEADPARLAVVGEVHAGEEPDVALEEGQAVEISTGAVMPDGADAMVPVERTDRVDGTSTERASGETASTESEGDVLIRTSVAPGDNVMFAGADVAAGERALGPGTQITPRDIGLLSALGVDEVPVKAKPRVGIVSTGDELVRPGEALESERGEIYDVNSYTIAAGVEDAGGEAVLYPHAGDDQDEMERLLREAADECDLVLSSGSTSASAVDVIYRVIEEQGELLLHGVSVKPGKPMLIGRLDVSEPHSDGSEGERRSSSGDSAYVGLPGYPVSAMMVFRTFVAPAIREAAGLPEPASATVTGRLARQERYEEGRHRLMPVGLVTDGDGETLVYPVDKGSGATTSLADADGVVEVGPETDYLEAGEPVTVTLFSPDVRSPTLFAVGEDDPTVSRVLDGLANPRYLSVGTRPGLRRLREGVPDVAVAAGPLEADVETTELGRWEREWGLVVRAGNPDEIEGLAELVDRDLRFINRTTDSGLRSSLDATIADLADDRGTTRRELTDAIDGYDLGLRAHESPARKVIAGDADAGLGLRETADRLDLGFVPIGEQPVRVLANPDRTEKEGVRGLEEALSDVQ, from the coding sequence ATGAACCGCAAGGAGTTTCGTGATCTCGCCACCCCCGCAGAGGCACGCGAGGCGATCGATTCGCTGGCCCTCGAGGCCGGCATCGAACGCGTCACACTCGAAGATGCGCGGGGCCGGGTGCTCGTCGCGCGACTCGACGCCGAACTTGACGTACCCGGCTTCGACCGGGCGAGCCTCGACGGCTACGCGCTTCGGGCGCGGGACACGTTCGGCGCTGACGAGGCCGATCCCGCCCGGCTCGCGGTCGTCGGCGAGGTCCACGCCGGCGAGGAGCCGGACGTCGCGCTCGAGGAAGGGCAAGCAGTCGAAATCTCGACCGGGGCGGTGATGCCGGACGGTGCCGATGCGATGGTCCCGGTCGAACGTACGGATCGCGTCGACGGAACGTCGACGGAACGAGCGAGCGGTGAAACCGCGAGCACGGAGTCTGAGGGCGACGTGCTGATCCGCACTTCGGTTGCTCCCGGTGACAATGTCATGTTCGCCGGCGCGGATGTCGCCGCGGGCGAGCGCGCACTCGGGCCCGGAACGCAGATCACGCCCCGCGATATCGGCCTGCTGTCGGCACTGGGGGTCGACGAGGTCCCGGTCAAGGCCAAGCCACGCGTTGGTATCGTCTCGACCGGTGACGAACTCGTCCGGCCGGGCGAGGCCCTCGAAAGCGAGCGCGGGGAGATCTACGATGTCAACAGCTACACGATCGCCGCGGGGGTCGAAGATGCCGGTGGCGAGGCCGTCCTGTATCCTCACGCCGGCGACGACCAGGACGAAATGGAGCGGCTCCTCCGCGAGGCCGCAGACGAGTGCGATCTCGTCCTCTCCTCGGGGTCGACCAGTGCCAGCGCAGTCGACGTCATCTACCGCGTCATCGAAGAGCAAGGCGAGTTGCTGCTCCACGGCGTGAGCGTCAAGCCCGGCAAGCCGATGCTGATCGGGCGGTTGGACGTCTCCGAGCCACACTCGGACGGCTCGGAAGGGGAGCGGCGCTCGTCTTCCGGCGACTCCGCGTACGTCGGCCTGCCCGGCTATCCCGTCTCCGCGATGATGGTCTTCCGAACCTTCGTCGCGCCTGCAATCCGTGAGGCCGCCGGCCTGCCGGAACCCGCGTCGGCGACCGTTACCGGGCGGCTGGCCCGACAGGAGCGCTACGAGGAGGGGCGCCATCGGCTCATGCCCGTCGGCTTAGTTACCGATGGCGACGGCGAGACGCTCGTCTACCCCGTCGACAAGGGCAGCGGCGCGACGACCAGCCTCGCCGACGCCGACGGCGTCGTCGAAGTCGGCCCTGAAACCGACTATCTCGAGGCGGGCGAACCCGTCACCGTCACGCTGTTCTCGCCGGACGTCCGGTCGCCGACTCTCTTTGCCGTCGGCGAGGACGACCCCACCGTGTCGCGCGTGCTCGACGGGCTCGCAAACCCGCGCTATCTCTCGGTCGGCACCCGACCCGGCCTGCGACGGCTCCGCGAGGGCGTTCCCGACGTGGCCGTGGCCGCAGGGCCGCTCGAGGCCGACGTCGAGACGACCGAACTCGGTCGCTGGGAGCGCGAGTGGGGGCTGGTCGTCCGCGCCGGCAATCCCGACGAGATCGAGGGACTCGCCGAGCTGGTCGATCGCGACCTGCGTTTTATCAATCGGACGACCGACTCGGGACTGCGCTCGAGTCTCGACGCAACGATCGCCGATCTTGCGGATGACCGGGGGACGACCAGACGCGAACTGACTGACGCGATCGACGGCTACGATCTCGGCCTGCGGGCTCACGAGAGCCCCGCCCGGAAGGTCATCGCGGGCGACGCCGACGCCGGCCTCGGCCTGCGCGAAACTGCCGACCGGCTCGACCTGGGCTTCGTCCCCATCGGCGAGCAGCCAGTGCGGGTGCTGGCGAATCCCGATCGGACGGAAAAGGAGGGGGTTCGGGGACTCGAGGAGGCGCTTTCGGACGTGCAGTGA